From one Thermatribacter velox genomic stretch:
- a CDS encoding aspartate-semialdehyde dehydrogenase, with protein MSKLKVAIAGVTGAVGQEMLKILEERAFPVRELIPLASERSRGKEVTFHGEKLAVQVLSEFDFKGVDLALFSAGAKTSRTFAPLAASQGCIVIDNSSAFRQDPEVPLVVPEVNPHKISDYKNKNIIANPNCTTIISIVPLKPLHDFGKIKRVVAASYQATSGAGAMAMQELEEQVKSYVEGKPLEVRAFPHQIAFNLIPHIDVFMDNFYTKEEMKMVWETQKIMDDNSIKVTATCVRVPVFRAHSVALTVETEKKITREKAIELFNQAPGVVVEDDPTQNKYPMPWFVAGKDECFVGRIREDISHPSALTFWVVGDQLRKGAALNAIQIAELLIQKNIL; from the coding sequence ATGAGTAAACTCAAAGTAGCCATAGCTGGAGTAACTGGGGCGGTTGGCCAGGAAATGCTCAAAATCCTTGAGGAGCGTGCTTTTCCAGTGCGTGAACTCATTCCCCTTGCCTCAGAGCGCTCCCGGGGAAAAGAGGTCACTTTTCATGGTGAAAAACTGGCCGTACAGGTGCTTTCCGAATTTGATTTTAAAGGGGTTGACCTGGCTCTCTTCAGCGCAGGTGCAAAGACCAGCAGGACTTTTGCGCCGCTTGCTGCTTCTCAAGGATGCATAGTTATTGATAATTCTTCGGCATTTCGCCAGGACCCAGAAGTGCCCCTCGTTGTTCCTGAGGTGAACCCTCACAAGATAAGCGATTACAAAAATAAAAACATCATTGCCAATCCCAATTGTACCACCATAATTTCGATAGTGCCCCTTAAGCCTCTGCACGATTTTGGGAAGATAAAGAGAGTAGTTGCAGCAAGTTATCAGGCTACTTCTGGCGCGGGAGCTATGGCTATGCAGGAGCTGGAAGAGCAGGTAAAGAGTTATGTTGAGGGAAAACCGCTGGAGGTAAGGGCTTTTCCGCATCAAATAGCTTTCAACCTCATTCCCCACATAGACGTTTTTATGGACAACTTTTACACTAAAGAAGAAATGAAAATGGTCTGGGAAACTCAAAAAATTATGGATGATAACTCCATCAAGGTCACGGCAACCTGCGTTAGAGTCCCGGTATTTAGGGCGCACTCAGTAGCTTTAACTGTAGAAACTGAAAAAAAGATAACCCGTGAAAAAGCAATAGAACTGTTTAATCAGGCTCCGGGAGTAGTAGTTGAAGATGATCCTACTCAAAACAAATATCCCATGCCCTGGTTTGTAGCCGGTAAAGACGAGTGTTTTGTGGGAAGGATTCGAGAAGACATATCTCATCCTTCGGCACTTACTTTCTGGGTAGTTGGTGATCAACTACGCAAAGGAGCAGCACTCAACGCTATACAAATAGCCGAACTACTTATCCAGAAAAACATCTTGTGA
- the tig gene encoding trigger factor, with amino-acid sequence MLEVKKQEKEKHLIELEVTVATEKVSEELNAVYAELNRKINVPGFRKGRAPRSILRSRVGKEAVLDYLAQKLVPWALQEALKKEPVEFIGEPEVEIVEIEEDQPAVFRFTLIERPQVTLPDPENIEVKKYKIEIREQDIERELQRLRESRGKWVEKDEPVQAGDLVTFKVGEQSYSVLAGENEGLAQEVLGTKKGEQKTVTLEKEDGDTIEVDLEITGILQKKIPEIDDTFLKEIGEFESVEALKAKIRESLEKLAQDLIEERMKREIIVELVKNSELFLPEPLIQFETRQQIEAFRKRLERDNLTLEKYLELTNSDFASFEESMRKVAQWELRKMFVIQQYIEQNEIKAEEEEIQEKINDLARTAGKEPQEVRNILERNDRIKNIENNIKFEKMFEHLKQRIKIREIEEPINLDQWKALADPEEEMVV; translated from the coding sequence ATGTTAGAAGTCAAAAAACAGGAAAAAGAGAAGCACCTAATAGAGTTAGAAGTGACAGTGGCTACTGAAAAGGTAAGTGAGGAATTGAACGCTGTATATGCTGAACTGAACCGGAAAATAAATGTTCCTGGCTTTAGAAAGGGGAGAGCACCCCGCTCTATTCTGAGAAGCAGGGTAGGCAAAGAAGCAGTACTGGATTACCTTGCTCAGAAGCTTGTTCCCTGGGCTTTGCAAGAGGCGCTGAAGAAAGAACCGGTGGAATTCATCGGAGAGCCTGAAGTAGAAATAGTAGAGATAGAAGAGGACCAGCCTGCTGTTTTTCGATTTACTCTTATCGAAAGACCTCAAGTTACCCTTCCGGATCCCGAAAATATTGAAGTGAAGAAGTATAAAATAGAGATAAGGGAACAGGATATCGAAAGGGAATTGCAACGTCTCAGGGAGTCCCGAGGCAAATGGGTAGAAAAAGACGAACCTGTTCAGGCAGGCGACCTGGTAACTTTTAAGGTTGGTGAACAATCTTATTCGGTGCTGGCAGGAGAAAACGAAGGCTTGGCACAGGAAGTGTTGGGAACAAAAAAGGGTGAGCAAAAAACAGTTACTCTTGAAAAAGAAGACGGAGATACGATTGAAGTAGATCTGGAAATTACGGGTATTCTCCAGAAAAAAATTCCGGAGATAGACGATACTTTCTTGAAAGAAATAGGAGAATTTGAAAGTGTGGAAGCCCTTAAAGCGAAAATACGGGAATCTCTGGAAAAGTTAGCTCAAGACCTTATCGAAGAGAGAATGAAGAGAGAAATAATTGTAGAGTTAGTTAAAAACTCTGAGCTCTTTCTTCCTGAACCACTCATTCAGTTTGAGACTCGCCAACAGATAGAAGCTTTCCGCAAAAGACTGGAACGGGATAATCTTACTCTGGAAAAGTATCTGGAACTTACCAATAGCGATTTTGCTTCTTTTGAAGAGAGTATGCGGAAAGTAGCTCAGTGGGAACTGCGAAAAATGTTTGTTATCCAGCAATATATTGAGCAAAACGAAATCAAGGCTGAAGAAGAAGAAATCCAAGAAAAAATCAACGATCTTGCCAGAACTGCTGGTAAAGAACCCCAAGAGGTTAGAAACATCTTGGAACGAAATGATAGAATAAAAAATATCGAAAATAATATAAAATTTGAAAAAATGTTTGAACACCTTAAACAAAGGATAAAGATAAGGGAAATCGAAGAACCGATAAATCTTGATCAGTGGAAAGCTCTGGCAGATCCTGAAGAGGAGATGGTAGTGTGA
- the thrB gene encoding homoserine kinase, translated as MLEVVAPATTANLACGFDVLGLALNLFFKASIRKSDVPGIRITVCGEGADSLPQNEENLFVKSMQYLWSEIGFHPNWGLEIVTQNEIPISRGLGSSAACITAALLAANELAGNPLGQRQLLNLAWKIEGHPDNVLPAFLGGFTIASTFDDELQFKRCSFLDLEIVACIPDYQLSTREMRRVLPEKYSRQDVVFNSSRLAFLVASVYEKDPEGFLKSLQDFIHEPYRGKYIKGFEEVKAYVTKNGLGNVAISGSGPTLVLFLRRSLTEKERKSIIKIFQDNGVGEIKLVAMSWTDHGAQVKHR; from the coding sequence ATGCTGGAAGTCGTTGCTCCTGCAACTACTGCCAATCTGGCTTGTGGCTTTGACGTGTTGGGATTGGCGCTTAACCTTTTTTTCAAGGCCAGCATCCGGAAAAGCGATGTACCGGGAATCAGGATTACAGTTTGCGGAGAAGGCGCGGATTCTCTACCCCAAAACGAAGAGAATCTATTTGTGAAAAGTATGCAGTATCTGTGGTCAGAAATAGGGTTCCATCCCAATTGGGGGCTGGAAATAGTCACCCAGAATGAAATTCCCATTTCTCGTGGCCTGGGGAGTAGTGCTGCTTGCATAACAGCAGCCCTTCTTGCAGCCAATGAACTGGCAGGAAATCCGCTTGGCCAGCGCCAGCTTCTGAATTTAGCCTGGAAAATCGAAGGACATCCTGATAATGTTCTTCCCGCATTTCTGGGAGGGTTTACTATAGCATCAACTTTTGACGATGAACTGCAGTTTAAAAGGTGCTCTTTTTTAGACCTTGAGATTGTCGCTTGCATTCCCGACTATCAACTTTCTACCAGAGAAATGCGCCGAGTTCTTCCAGAAAAATACTCTCGTCAGGACGTGGTCTTCAACTCAAGTCGGCTTGCTTTTCTGGTAGCAAGTGTTTATGAAAAAGACCCGGAGGGGTTTTTAAAGTCACTTCAGGATTTCATCCACGAACCTTATCGGGGTAAATACATCAAAGGTTTTGAAGAAGTCAAAGCCTACGTTACTAAAAATGGACTTGGCAATGTTGCCATAAGCGGTTCCGGACCCACCCTCGTGCTTTTTTTACGTCGATCTCTTACTGAAAAGGAGAGAAAGAGTATAATAAAAATATTTCAGGATAATGGAGTTGGAGAAATAAAGCTGGTTGCCATGAGCTGGACAGACCATGGAGCGCAGGTGAAACATAGATGA
- the thrC gene encoding threonine synthase produces MRWPGILEYFGEYLPITDKTPQITLQEGNTPLIRSYHLAKRCGVGSLYFKFEGMNPTGSFKDRGMVVAVAKAKEAGQNIVMCASTGNTSASAAAYAKRAGMQCVVLVPEGKIALGKLSQALMHGARVLALEGNFDQALSIVREITSRYPVALVNSINPHRIEGQKTASFEIEEWLGDIPDYLALPVGNAGNITAYWKGFKELISRGKTRKLPKMLGFQAQGACPLVLGKPVENPQTVATAIRIGNPASWKGAIAARDESGGLIEAVSDEEILSAQRLLAEEEGIFVEPASAASLAGVLKKQREGFFRGHETVVCVLTGHGLKDPDIAIKQCNDRIERVKPSLEEIVALLNLEGEK; encoded by the coding sequence ATGCGCTGGCCTGGAATCCTGGAGTATTTTGGTGAATATTTGCCAATAACCGACAAAACACCCCAAATTACCCTTCAAGAAGGAAACACCCCTTTAATTCGTTCCTATCATCTTGCCAAAAGGTGTGGAGTGGGTTCCCTGTATTTCAAGTTTGAGGGCATGAACCCTACAGGTTCCTTTAAAGACCGTGGGATGGTGGTGGCTGTTGCCAAAGCGAAAGAAGCAGGGCAGAACATTGTTATGTGTGCTTCCACTGGGAATACCTCAGCTTCTGCTGCAGCGTATGCGAAGAGGGCGGGCATGCAATGTGTGGTGCTGGTTCCAGAAGGGAAAATAGCTCTCGGCAAGCTTTCTCAGGCCCTTATGCATGGTGCAAGGGTTTTGGCACTTGAGGGCAATTTTGATCAGGCTTTATCGATAGTGAGAGAGATAACATCCAGATATCCCGTAGCTCTGGTAAACTCCATTAATCCCCATCGCATAGAGGGTCAGAAAACTGCCTCTTTTGAGATAGAAGAGTGGCTTGGAGATATACCGGATTACCTGGCTTTACCGGTTGGCAATGCTGGTAACATCACTGCTTACTGGAAAGGGTTTAAAGAATTGATAAGTCGAGGCAAAACTCGTAAATTGCCCAAAATGCTTGGGTTTCAAGCTCAAGGGGCCTGTCCCCTGGTCCTTGGTAAGCCGGTTGAGAATCCTCAAACTGTGGCCACAGCAATAAGAATTGGTAATCCAGCAAGTTGGAAAGGAGCAATTGCGGCTCGTGATGAATCGGGAGGACTCATTGAGGCAGTGAGTGATGAGGAAATCTTGAGTGCTCAACGTCTGCTTGCCGAAGAAGAAGGCATTTTTGTGGAGCCAGCTTCAGCTGCATCTTTGGCTGGTGTTCTTAAAAAGCAGAGAGAGGGCTTCTTCAGGGGTCATGAGACTGTAGTTTGTGTTTTAACCGGCCATGGCCTCAAAGACCCGGACATTGCTATAAAACAGTGCAATGACCGAATAGAGAGAGTCAAACCTTCCCTGGAAGAAATTGTAGCCTTGCTTAATCTGGAAGGTGAGAAATAA
- a CDS encoding radical SAM/SPASM domain-containing protein: MQFHIFSTKREPRIGSLIMLVISAWSVRKPRRLLFLAKIFGIFLRALLIRGVKARRLNGNIPLVLGISPTLRCNYNCQGCYALKSPIQDELPSAELNGLLKEAESFGVASVVVTGGEPFLREDLLLTMEKHRKLLFVVVTNGVFLTPAFARRIARSRNIIILVSVEGFEEETDARRGKGAYRKVLQSMKYLKAEDLLYGFAATANTANLEALSSDQFTEEMLNLGCKVGFFTEYIPSGEKPVGSWILNNQEREKLRMKVLELRRKKALVIIQFPHDEYGKHNMCSASGKAFLHINAHGEVEPCPFAPYSCENIREGGLRSAFESPFLRAIRNQPHLMQRNTYACALFEHRDEVGKLHDAILNNRK; encoded by the coding sequence ATGCAATTCCACATTTTTTCCACCAAGAGAGAACCACGCATTGGGTCCCTGATAATGCTGGTAATCTCTGCGTGGAGTGTCAGAAAACCCCGGAGACTCCTTTTTCTGGCAAAAATTTTTGGCATATTTCTCCGTGCTCTACTGATACGGGGCGTGAAAGCCAGGCGCTTGAACGGGAACATACCGCTTGTTCTGGGTATCAGTCCAACCCTGCGGTGCAATTACAACTGCCAGGGTTGTTATGCGCTAAAAAGCCCCATCCAGGACGAGCTTCCTTCAGCAGAGCTCAATGGTCTGCTGAAGGAAGCGGAAAGCTTTGGGGTGGCATCAGTGGTGGTGACTGGAGGAGAACCCTTCTTGAGAGAAGACCTGCTTCTGACGATGGAAAAACATCGGAAATTGCTTTTTGTGGTGGTAACGAATGGTGTTTTTCTCACTCCCGCTTTTGCAAGAAGAATAGCTCGGAGCAGGAACATAATCATCCTGGTAAGCGTTGAAGGCTTTGAAGAGGAGACTGATGCCAGAAGAGGAAAAGGAGCATACAGGAAGGTCTTGCAAAGCATGAAGTATTTAAAAGCCGAGGACTTGCTTTACGGTTTTGCGGCTACAGCGAATACGGCCAATTTAGAAGCCCTTTCTTCAGATCAGTTCACCGAAGAGATGCTCAATTTAGGGTGCAAAGTAGGGTTTTTTACGGAATACATACCTTCTGGAGAGAAGCCAGTTGGCAGCTGGATACTCAACAATCAGGAGAGGGAAAAGTTAAGAATGAAAGTCCTCGAGTTGAGGAGGAAGAAGGCACTGGTGATTATTCAGTTTCCCCATGATGAATACGGAAAGCACAATATGTGTTCGGCTTCTGGCAAAGCATTTTTGCACATCAATGCTCACGGTGAAGTAGAGCCCTGCCCATTTGCTCCCTACTCCTGTGAAAATATAAGGGAGGGAGGTTTGCGCTCAGCCTTTGAGTCCCCTTTCCTCAGGGCAATTCGCAACCAGCCTCACCTAATGCAAAGAAATACCTATGCCTGTGCCCTTTTTGAGCATCGAGACGAAGTGGGTAAGTTGCATGATGCAATCCTGAACAACAGGAAATGA
- a CDS encoding aspartate kinase: MSLIVQKYGGSSVATLQKMQFVAEKIKKYFEQGHQLVVVVSAMGKTTDELLHKAFTLHPSPPERELDMLLSTGEQVSIALLAIALDALGIPSLSLTGGQAGIITTDLHTKAKIIHIDVHRILEGLEQNKVVIVAGFQGKNLQDDITTLGRGGSDTTACALAYALKADFCEIFTDVNGVFTADPRIVPQAKKIDRISYDEMSEMANLGAKVMQLRAVDFAHAYRVKVHVRCTFDDQEGTWIEEVGNMENAQVRAVTHSGDVIKVVLQGVPNRPGIAAQIFEALANLSVSIDMIIQSEGRETVKDVAFVVLKEDESKVKKAIEELRGKINFQNIILDYEKSRISIVGAGIASNPQIAYRMFKILAENNVNIDMISTSNLRISCLIPREKMEESVRALHREFIEEEKIEVETNE, encoded by the coding sequence ATGAGCTTGATTGTCCAAAAGTATGGTGGTTCCTCAGTGGCCACCCTTCAAAAGATGCAGTTTGTGGCTGAAAAAATAAAAAAATACTTTGAGCAGGGTCACCAATTGGTGGTTGTTGTATCAGCAATGGGCAAAACCACCGATGAACTTCTGCACAAAGCGTTTACCCTGCATCCATCCCCACCAGAAAGGGAACTGGACATGCTGCTTTCGACGGGGGAACAGGTCTCCATAGCCCTACTCGCCATAGCTCTTGATGCGCTGGGTATTCCTTCTCTTTCCTTGACTGGTGGACAGGCAGGGATTATTACTACCGATCTCCACACCAAGGCCAAAATCATTCATATTGATGTCCACCGGATTCTGGAGGGTTTAGAGCAAAATAAGGTGGTCATTGTCGCCGGATTTCAGGGTAAAAACCTTCAGGATGATATCACCACCCTGGGGAGGGGAGGTAGTGACACTACCGCCTGTGCCCTGGCTTATGCTTTGAAAGCGGATTTCTGTGAAATTTTTACCGATGTCAATGGCGTTTTTACAGCCGATCCCAGGATAGTGCCTCAAGCAAAAAAAATAGATCGTATTTCCTACGACGAGATGTCAGAAATGGCCAATCTTGGAGCCAAAGTTATGCAGTTGCGAGCAGTGGATTTTGCCCATGCTTATCGGGTTAAAGTCCACGTGCGTTGCACCTTTGATGATCAGGAAGGAACCTGGATTGAAGAGGTGGGGAATATGGAAAATGCCCAGGTGAGAGCGGTAACGCACAGTGGTGACGTGATAAAAGTAGTTTTGCAGGGTGTTCCCAATAGACCCGGTATTGCTGCCCAGATCTTTGAAGCACTTGCCAATCTTTCGGTGTCCATAGACATGATTATCCAGAGTGAGGGTAGAGAAACCGTAAAAGACGTGGCTTTTGTGGTGCTGAAAGAAGACGAGAGTAAGGTCAAAAAAGCCATCGAAGAATTGCGTGGCAAAATAAACTTCCAGAACATCATTCTGGACTACGAAAAAAGCAGGATATCAATCGTGGGTGCCGGCATTGCTTCAAACCCCCAGATTGCATATCGTATGTTCAAAATTCTGGCTGAGAACAATGTCAATATAGACATGATAAGTACCTCTAATTTGAGAATATCCTGTCTTATACCTCGAGAAAAAATGGAAGAATCGGTACGGGCCCTGCACAGGGAATTCATAGAAGAAGAAAAGATAGAGGTGGAGACTAATGAGTAA